The stretch of DNA AAAGGGCCGAGTCCGGGACCGATCTCCAAAACTCGATCCGTTGGCCTCAATTCGGCCGCTGCTATAATCCGCTGGAGCTGATTGGCATCGTGCAGGAGATTTTGGCCCAGAGATTTGGTGAGCTGAATATTGGTTTCTGAGAGGACCTGTCGGATTTGAGAAAGCTTCATTTGGTATCTCGGAAGTTGGCAGTCACATGAGATCGCTTGGATTGGCCAGGACATCCGTCAGAGCGGTCAAAGCGGCATCGAGTTGTTGTTCCGAGATGATGAGCGGAGGCGTAAAGCTGAGCACGTTGGCATGCTCGCCCTCGGGGAGCAAAATGAAACCGCGCTCGAGCATCGCTTTGAGCGCACTCAATGCGGGCCCGGTCGCAGGACGCCCATCGGGATGGGCCAATTCCAAGCCGGCCAGCAAGCCGAGTCCGCGAGCGGCGAAATGCATTTCTGACGAGGGGGACTTAATCGCCGAGAGCCGCGAGAGCAATACCTTGCCCAACCTGGCCGCGCGCGTTGCCAGGCGGCGCTGCTGGATTTCCTGAATCTGCGCCAGCGCCATCGCGCAGCCGACGGGATGGCCCAGAAAGGTGCTGGTGTGGATGGCCTCGCCGCTCGATGCCGGCCACGCGGCATCCATCAAATCGGCGCGCCCGACACAAGCCGAAAGCGGGAAGCCGCCGGTCAGGGCCTTGCCGAGGCAGACCAGGTCCGGAATCGCGCCGGTATGTTCGCAAGCAAACCACTTCCCCGTCCGGCCAAACCCAGTGTAAATCTCATCCAGGATCAGCAGCGCTCGATGCCTGTCACAAAGCCGCCGCAGCATCGGGAGAAATTCCGGCGGCGGAATATTCACCCCGCCACGGACCTGGACGGGTTCGACCAGGAACGCGCCGATTTGATTGCGGCGGAATAATTGTTCGATCTGTGATTCGATAGCGTCGAAGCCGGGATTGGCATCCTGCGCGCGGGGAAAAGGAACAAAGAAACCGAACTCACGGAGCTGGGTCTTGAAGGGGGAGCGAAAATGCTCGCGATGCGTGGCATTCAAGGCGCCATAACCCAACCCATGATAGGCGCCCGTGAAGGCGATTACGCCGGGCTTGCCGGTCGCCAGCAACGCCGTCTTGAGGGCAGCCTCGACGGCTTCAAAACCCGAGTTGCAGAAAATGGTCTTGCCTGAAGTGGCTCCGGGCGCGGCTGATGGTGTGCCGGGGGTAGCTTCGTTCTTAGCTCTTCCCGCTGTCCTGCGCGCGGGATCCTGCGACCACCGCTCGAACGTGATGCGGCTCAACTCGCGGGCGAGCCGGGCTTTGAGGGCATGGGGATGCGCATCTCCCATTGCGTGCAACAGTTTACCCATCTGCGCGCGCCCGGCTTTAACCACCCGCGGGTTCGCGTGCCCGGCGGCGGCCACTCCGAAGGCCGCGGTCAAATCCAGATACTTCCTGCCGCGGGCGTCCCAAACGTGCGCGCCCTTGGCCCGCTCCCAAACAATCGGCCAGGAACCGTCGGACTCGATGAACGTGATGTTGCGCGATTCATAAGCCCGAAGCAGGTCCAGCACCATTTTGGCTTTTCGAGTCATGTTT from Verrucomicrobiia bacterium encodes:
- a CDS encoding aspartate aminotransferase family protein, yielding MTRKAKMVLDLLRAYESRNITFIESDGSWPIVWERAKGAHVWDARGRKYLDLTAAFGVAAAGHANPRVVKAGRAQMGKLLHAMGDAHPHALKARLARELSRITFERWSQDPARRTAGRAKNEATPGTPSAAPGATSGKTIFCNSGFEAVEAALKTALLATGKPGVIAFTGAYHGLGYGALNATHREHFRSPFKTQLREFGFFVPFPRAQDANPGFDAIESQIEQLFRRNQIGAFLVEPVQVRGGVNIPPPEFLPMLRRLCDRHRALLILDEIYTGFGRTGKWFACEHTGAIPDLVCLGKALTGGFPLSACVGRADLMDAAWPASSGEAIHTSTFLGHPVGCAMALAQIQEIQQRRLATRAARLGKVLLSRLSAIKSPSSEMHFAARGLGLLAGLELAHPDGRPATGPALSALKAMLERGFILLPEGEHANVLSFTPPLIISEQQLDAALTALTDVLANPSDLM